A stretch of DNA from Drosophila virilis strain 15010-1051.87 chromosome 5, Dvir_AGI_RSII-ME, whole genome shotgun sequence:
GCAAACAGAAGCAGGCACTGTGCACAGAAATAGCGGCAATACGTCTgactatataaacatatagtatatactttTAGCCTAGTATCAGTCGGTAACGGAATGTTAGTGGCAAGCCAAACAGCTGCGACAAATGTTTTGCCAACTGCTCTAAAAGCTCGCACGCTTGCTCGTTGTCTCTATCTGTGCGTcgactccagctccagctggcTGGTACCAGCGAAGATATAGGGGCTTATGCCGGAGTGTTTCGCactaatatacatataaatgtcaaatatattttaaagaaattgtCAGATTAGATAATGCAGGGGCAATAGAATCTAGAGTGTAGACCCTTGACTTTTGAATGGTTGGTCGAGTGTCGAAATCCGTCTCATTGATTCGTAGCAACAGGAAAAACTACAAACAGTTGATTTCGAAatctattaatataatttaccTAAGCTCACATTTATGgccttataaataaaataaattacaacctgcttatttgttaatactgataaataaaactaattgttCCCTGTTTCCGCCGCAGCTCAGTCCATGGCTTTTGCCGTATATCTCTCAGGCCAGCTGATTTGCTGCTCCAGCACTGGATCAATGGGAGGCGCAATGGCCTGAGCAGGTGCACGCTTTTCACTGCACGTCTCTGCATCTTTAGGCGTCAAATAGTCATCCGCATCCCAAGGCTGGGCCTGCGCCGTGCCCCAAATGAGAAACACGCAGTTGCCCACGAAGAAGATGACGGCGGCAATGCCAAACACAATTTGCCACTGGCCGCGATCATGCTGGAAGAGAGTAGAAGAGCACACCGTGAAAAAAACTGATCGTAGACTAACTCAATGTTCCATCCTGCAACTCACCTTATCCACAACAATAACGCCAGCTATGAGGGGTGTCAGGATGGGTATCACATTGGCCACCGTATTGCTCAGACCAATCAGGATACCCGCATGATTGGGCGACAGATCGATGGTATTCAGGGAGCTGCCAATTGTGGCGCCACTGTTGACGCCCACGCTGACCGTCATCAAGGCAATGGCCACATTCGAATGGTCCTCTCCCAAAAATCCGATAACAATCAATGCCGCAGCGGGTATCCAGAAGGAGAGCGTATTGAAGAGCTTACGCACGGCCGTTAGAGACAACCACTTGCGCTTGAGCAGCACATCGGCCACAATCAGATAAACGTAGGAGAGCAGCCACATGGCCAGGAAGGGCAGTGAGGAGAAGACCGCATTGCTCTGTATGTCCATATTCAGAACGCCGTTCATATACGACGGTATCTCCGCCTGCAGCGTACTAAGTCCCCAGGTCTCGGAGCAACGAGCAACCAGCAGTGCCATGAAGGGCACGGAGCAGCAAATGGCACGCCAGGGTATGGGTATGATGCGGTCATGGAAGTCCTCGTTGTGCTGCAGCGAAGATTCGATATACTTGCACTCTGCTTCGCTGATAAAACGCGACTCGGGCGCATTATTCGCGCCAAAGATGAGCCAGAGTATGCACCAGGCGCCGCACAAAGCGCCCGAGACATACGATATGCCCGGCCAGCCCATGGCGCCCTTGGCTATCATGCCGCTGATGAACATAGCCAGCACGGTACCACAGTCCGTGCCCGTGTAGCTGAAGGCGCCCAGACGATTGCGCTCCTCCGGCGGTGACCACATAGCCAGGTGCTCGTTGACACACGGAAAGATGACGCCCTGGAACAGACCCTGCAGAATCCGTATGGCACAGAACACCTGCCAGCCGCCCCAAGAGATACTCCAGGGCGTAATCAGGCTGAACACGGCTGTGCCACAGCTGGCTATAAAGAGCACGATCTTGGGGCCAAAGCGACGGCACAGAAAACTGCCCGGGCAAAGCGTTAGAATGTAACCCCAGTAAAAACTGGAGAGTATATACGATTTGTGGCGTTCCGTCCAATTGTATTCCTGCATGCACATAAAATCCAACACGTCAGCCATGCAATTATGTTTGGATGCACTTTAAACTTACCGGAAAGTTGGGATTCGTGGATGCCGCATTGGTCATTGCGACAATCGCTACGCTGACGTTCAAGCGCGCAATGTGCATGACCGTGAGGCCCAGAAAGAGCAGCAGCGACTGCACATGCCGCAGCCCAATCCGTGGCCCCTTGGGCACCTTGCTGAGGCTAGTCATGGTGTGTGGCTAACTAAATGCTTTCTCTTGGAGTTATTTAcactgctttttttttttgcttgtgcaCTCTATTTGTGCACCGCTTGTTGTGCGGAATGGTTCTGGAGCTAGTCGCTACTGTAACGGCGACTTTTATAGAAGCGCACTGTTAGCTGACTTCTCGGCTGGCTATGCGGCGCAAATCATTCACATTTACCCGGGAGAAcactaattaaataaataaaactgctCTTGACGCAAATCCCAGTGGCTCCACAGGCTAATGACGTTCGCATTTCTTGGGATCTATTGTTTAGGCATTATGTTTATCTTACTCCATTCAATTCAGTCCGATCGGCTTCTGctcaacaacaaatattgatgggctcgctctctctctttctctctctctcttgaaAAAGGGggtaaattaaagaaataaagaAATGTGACGTATCATTTGAAGcgagttatttattttgcatcaAGATTTCTGATTGACTGCTCTTCACTCTTTGCCAACAGCTGTTGCCACAAGCCGAAGCCACATGTTGATACTCAAAGTCGAGCCAGCGAGTGAATGAATCTTTTTGAATATTCTTTatgattttaatcaaattgtcCAGCAAATAATAATGCTTTGATAAGCGATGCTActagctaaataaataataaaaataatcgataagctttcaaaatattgctaaaaacaaagacaaaaaaacaCGAATTATCAATTGGCTCGAGTGGCATACACTGTACAAAAATCGAgctttcaatttgaaaaaacTACATGTTTGCATCTATTATAAatagtataaatataatatacatatttacagtGGTTTCTATACGCTTTGTTAACCATtttgcttaattaaattaaattttcctcGAACTTGTGCTTCCGCTCCTTTCTATTTGCTACCCACTTTTTTTCTCAGTGTACGACTGAACCACTTATTGGCCATAAAGAAACTCTGTCTTGCAGGGGAAAAACAATAGCAGCAGTCAaggaatattatttataacacTTTATTGGCTcgctttaaataaattaaagctgAATCGAGTTATCACCAGACCGAAAATCGTGCGATTAGAGTAGGCGACTGAAGGAAGAAAAGACACGTCAAACTTGAAAGATGATTAATATTTCCGCCATGCGCGGAGAGAATTCTGCACAGATTTTATGCAACAATAACTCATAAATGATAATCTTTCAAAATGTGTTTTACATAGAAATA
This window harbors:
- the LOC6626428 gene encoding putative inorganic phosphate cotransporter, with amino-acid sequence MTSLSKVPKGPRIGLRHVQSLLLFLGLTVMHIARLNVSVAIVAMTNAASTNPNFPEYNWTERHKSYILSSFYWGYILTLCPGSFLCRRFGPKIVLFIASCGTAVFSLITPWSISWGGWQVFCAIRILQGLFQGVIFPCVNEHLAMWSPPEERNRLGAFSYTGTDCGTVLAMFISGMIAKGAMGWPGISYVSGALCGAWCILWLIFGANNAPESRFISEAECKYIESSLQHNEDFHDRIIPIPWRAICCSVPFMALLVARCSETWGLSTLQAEIPSYMNGVLNMDIQSNAVFSSLPFLAMWLLSYVYLIVADVLLKRKWLSLTAVRKLFNTLSFWIPAAALIVIGFLGEDHSNVAIALMTVSVGVNSGATIGSSLNTIDLSPNHAGILIGLSNTVANVIPILTPLIAGVIVVDKHDRGQWQIVFGIAAVIFFVGNCVFLIWGTAQAQPWDADDYLTPKDAETCSEKRAPAQAIAPPIDPVLEQQISWPERYTAKAMD